CACGTGTTTCCCTTAAAACTGCCCCATCAATATTTACAAAAAATCCGCCCCTGTTTGCATAGACTACCGGCGGTTCTCCAAATAATTGGTCCCTAAATGTATTGAAAGTAACTGCTTTTATACCATATCTTTCATATACTGCCCCTTCCTCCATTACGGAGTTTCTGGTACGGGTTCCAATAATTATCGGAACTGCCTGAAGCATTTTTGCAATATTTAACAATTCTTCAGACTGTTCAGTGCTTAAACTATCTATGTTTTTCAAAATCTTTATTAAAAATCTTAAATCTGCTTTTTTAGCAATTAAATCAAAACAAGATCTTCCAAAAGGCTTCGATATCACAAAATGGGATTCATAAAGCAGATCAATACATTCCGAAAGTAAAACTTCTCTCATAACAAAATGCCTTTGAGGTGTAAACCATATATTTTGATTCTAAATCTAATCCACAATGTATATATTTCTTGCGGAAAACGTATATAATATGTTCTAAATATTGATTTGTAAGGGTGATAACGTGAAAAAGATAGCAGAAGATAAAGGAATTTCTTCACAATTACGACATTTTAAGGCGGCTGTTTCGGAGTATGAATCTAAAAGCATACTGTATAGTGGTTCAAAAGGAGTATGTCTTCCGTTTGCATTGTTAAATGCTTATGCAGTAAGATCTATTGAAGAACAGTACTTCACCCCCGATGCAAAGCTCGATGAAATTTCAAAACTTAATTCTGGAAGTTTAGGGTATACTTACACAGATTTAGACGACAAAAAAGACATTGATTTAGATATGCTTGTTTTAATGGGTGGTCTTGCAATGCCGCATTCCAAAGTAACTGTTTCAGATGTTAACGATTTAATTGATAAAATAAATCCAAAAAAAGTTATCGGAATCTGTTTTTCAAGTATATTCCAAAAGGAAAAATGGGATAAGGAAATTGACTTCGACCGAGTAATCGACAGTCAGTTAGAACCTGTTACGGTTTACGAAAAAATAAAAATTTAATCTCATTTAGTAGTAAATAAATTATAAAATGACGTCAAGATATATTTACAATTAAATCCCTTTTAAAACGGTGTAATCTAATGATAACCCCCCAAATATCATTACTCAACAGCCAAAATTCAATAAAACTCAGGTTTAAAAAGCTTTTAACGGATCTAAATCGGCTGATATTGTATAGAAATCTGCTTGATAACAAAATAATTGGCTATTTAACAAATATTATAAAAGAACTTGCAGAAGACGAAGCTAATGAATCAATTGTTGAAAAAAATTACTATGAATTAACTCATGACTTAATTATAAACGCAGAAAAGGAAAATCTTAGTGGAAATATTTTAAAATCGTATATTATGAATTCAATTTTGAAAGATGAAAATATTTTTGCAATATCTTGCGAAAAACATAACCATAATTTAGAAAGTCTTTATGAACTTGCATTTAGGGATATAAGTGTTTTAAAAAGGGTTATGGATATTGACACTAAACATTTGCGAACCCTACTTGATTCGAATGATGAAACCATTGAAAATTATACTCCCACACTTTACAAGGATGAAAAAACCGTTTTTTCTGAATACCGAGAAGAACTTTTAGATATTGATTCTGTTCCCGAACTTTTAGATTCGATTATTGAATATTACTATAAAATCGGATCTGGTGAACTTGTAGATCATGTTGCATTTAAGTGGGATGATAAAAAGGGATTTTCTGGAATCAAATACTGTGATTTAGGAAATATGGGGAGTATCGTTGGATATAATTACCAAAAAGAAATACTTTTGAAAAATACCTCAGCATTTATCGAAGGAAATCCCTCAAATAATATTTTACTTGTTGGATCCCGAGGAACTGGAAAATCGTCACTTGTAAAATCACTAGTAAAAGAATATTATCTTGATGGTTTAAGGATTATTGAACTTAAAAAAAGCCAATTGAAAGATTTTGACTTAATTATAGATAATCTAAGAAATAGAAATAAAAAATTCATAGTATTCCTTGACGATTTATCCTTTGAAGATAATGAAACAGAATATAAAGAATTAAAATCGATTCTTGAAGGAAGTTTAGAAAAAAAACCTGAAAATGTAATAATTTACGCAACTTCTAACCGAAGAAATTTAATAAAAGAATCTTGGTCAGAAAGAGAATCAGAAATTCATTCAAACGACTCGATAAATGAAAAAATGTCACTTTCTGACAGATTTGGAATAACTTTGAGCTTCTATTCACCTACACAGGAAGAATATTTGAATATGGTTAAAAAACTCGCTACTGAAAATGGAATCAATCCATGTAATCAAGATGACGTTAAATTTTATTCGATGAATATTGGAAAATTGTCTGAACAGACCGGAAGGATTATGGCCTGGGAAACACTCCGTGAAGATGCGATAAAATGGGGCATCTCTCAAAACGGCTTTTCTGGAAGGACTGCAAAACAATTTATTGATTATATTATTGGAACTTACAAAAATTAACTATTTTAACCATTTAAAATTATTTTATAGTGGATCATGCCTGATTTTTAAATTTTAAGCGTATTTGTTACATTTATTTTTTTGGTATTTTTGTTTTGAAATGGAGGTTTATCCATTTAACTATTATTTTTTAAAAATAAGATTAATCGTATAATAATACATTAAATTACGAATTTTTATTCTTTTTTACTTAAAATTGACGATTATTATATGATAAAATTAATATTGCTTGAAAAATAAAGATTAATTTGATAGTTGGGGGTAGAATAATCTAATTCATGCGTCATCATTTATCACGGAGGGGGTGTAAATGATAAAACTTTTAGTGGCTACTATGGTCATATTATCAATTTTTTTACCATTACCTACGAATGAAAGTTTTAGTTCCTATGCTGAAATGGGGGAGCAGTACTATCTCGAAAAAGACTACGAAAATTCTATAGAATGTTTTGATAAAGCACTTGAGTTAGATCCTGAAAACACTCGTTCATTAGAATATTTAGGAAAATACTCAATGAAAAATGGAGATTATCATAAAGCAGAAAATTATTTTGATAGATTAATTGAAATAGATCCTGAAAATGAATGTGCTCTGAAAAATTTAGGGCAAATATATATGGCGTATGAAGAATATGAAAAAGCGCTTTATTATTTTAATAAATCACTTGAAATAGATAATTCCATTGGAAAAACTTGGTTTTACAAAGGAATATGTTTAAAAATGCTTGGAAACTATGATGAATCAATTGAATCGTTTGATAAATCTACAGGAAACTATGAAGAAATCGTTTTGATATGGAATGAACTTGGATATATATATTATCAGAATGAAGAATATGAAAAAGCATTAGAATGTTTTGATAAAGCATTATTATTGAATAGGAATCTCAAATATTCTTTCAATGGCAAAGGGCTTTGTTATGAAAAAAAAGAACAGTACCTTTTGGCCATTGAATGTTTTGATAAAGCATTGCTTCAGGACAGTTTTTATTATGGTGCCTGGCATAATAAGGGAATAGAATACTATAAGTTAAAAAATTACTCTAGTGCAGTATTATGTTTTGATAAAGCATTGGAATTGAATAATTCCAGCCCACACTGCTATTTTTACAAAGCAGATTCATTGAAATGTCTGGGAGAATATGAAAAAGCAGTTTTAAACTATAAAAAAGCAACTCAACTTGATCCTGAAAATCCTGTTTTTTGGAGTGGAATGGGACTTTCATATAGTTATTTAAAAGACTATAATCGTTCAATTGAAGCTTATGAAAAAGCAGTTGAGTTGACTCCAAACGATGATGTTTTGTGGAGCAATATTGGATATCTGCAGTATAATAATAAAAATTATAATGAATCTATTTCTTACTTTGAAAAAGCACTTGAATTAAATTCTGAAAATAAATATGCTTGGAATGGACTTGGAAATTCTTATTTATTAATTAAAAATTATGAAAAAGCAGTATTATGTTATAATCGCGCAATTGAAATAGATCCAACATATACTGAAGCTAAAATAGGTAAATCCTTGATTTCAAAATAATTAGAAATCATTCTTTTTTGATTTTAAATTTTCAAGAAATTTTATCTGTTCAGTAATAAATTTATTGTAGGGCGTTTTTATCCCAAATTCTTTTGTGATTGAAATAACTGCACCATTTAACAAATCTATTTCTGTTATATTTCCTTTTGAAATATCCTGAAGCATTGATGAATGGTGTGTAGCAGTATTTGGAAGCTGAAATTCTTTTAAATATTCTAAATATTCTTCTGGCGTATTCCATGGTAAAATTACTTCTTTTTTAGATGTAACTTCAAATATTTCAGATACGCTATTTTTAATGATATTCCACGAATGTTCATTAGAAAGTTCGCCATATGGTACATTCATAACTGCTCCAAGGGGATTTAAAGCACAGTTATAAATTGTTTTTGACCATATGGCGCCTTGAATATTTTCTGTTTCAGTTACAGGTATTCCAGAACTTTTTATTAAGTTTACAAAATCAGTTACTTCTTTATCAGTTCCATTTGGAAATCTTCCAAGTCATCGGGCCACCATCTACTGAAACGTGCACTTTTGCATCACCCAGCCACTCAAAGCCCGTTATAATAGTTCCACCAATTACTTTATCAGCATATTCTGAAATTATTTCTTCGTTTCCGACACCATTTTGGATGCTGATAACATTTTTGCCTTTTATAACATCTTTATTGCTCACAGATTGATTTTGTTGCTAGTCCCTTTGAGGAAATAATTATATAGTCAAAATCACGATTCAAAACATTTTCAGAAGCTTCAAAGTTAAAGGTTCCTTCTCCCCATATTCCCGTCATTTTAAAGCCATATTCGCGTATGATTTTTGCATTTCGCTCTCTCGTTACTGCAAAAACATTTGTGACTTTTGATAATTTAGCAGCCAGACATTCCGACAGCACCAGCCCCAATAATTAAAACATTTATTTAAAAACCCTCGTTTTCAAGTTAAACTAAATTTAATTTAAATATCTGTAAAAATAGTATTAAAAGATTTAGATAAATAGTTAAAAATAAAAAATATTGTCCTTATTTTAAAATTTCCTGAACCCTTCCAACCTGGCCATCTTCGAGCCTTACCTTTATTCCATGCGGGTGATAGCTTGAATTAGTAAGAATATCTTTTACAATTCCTGTTGTTAATTTACCTGTTTTTTGGTCTTTTTTAAGGACTATGTTTACTTTTAATCCTGTTGTTATTTCAGACCTGTTTTTTCCATCCATATCATCACGTTATAATTTTATTTTTAATTTATCGCCTTTTTCAGAGATATAAACTCCGAATAACACCAAAACTGCACCAATTGTTGCATATATATTTGGAATATTTTTTAAAATTATGGAATCTGCAATCATTGCAACGATTGGAATAAAATAAATCCCGTTATTTGTAGTGCTTGCGCCTGCAAGTCTTATCGACATATTCCAGAACAAATACGCTATTGCCGAACAAAAAATTGCAAGATAAAGTACTGCAAAAGTTAATGGTGGATTTAAAAATACTCCCAAATCTAAAACGCCTTTGGAACCAAACTCAAGTAACATGAACGGTACAGACAGCAATACCCCAATTAACGTTATATCCCTTGTAACCGTTAAGTTGTCGTGTTTTTCAAGTTTTTGAATTACAAATGTGTACAATACCCATGAAAGAACTGCACCAATCATTAACAAATCCCCAATAGGATTTAATTCCAATATCAACCTTCCATTCAATATCAAAATCGAAACTCCAAAAAGTCCGATTAAACTTCCGAAGTATTGTATTTTACTCGGAATTCGTCTTTCAACTAAATCTGACACCATTAAATAAAATATGGGCACAGTTGCTGCAATTAATGCGGCATTCGTTGCAGTAGTATATTCTAAAGCCACATTTTCAAACAAAAAATATGATGTAATCCCTAAAAAACCTGCGAGTACCAGATTTAAAAAATCTTTTTTCGAATAACTTGGAAAATTTCTTATCAAAACAATTAAAATCATTGCAGCAATTGCAAAACGTATAAATCCCAAAGTAATTGGCGGAATATATACTAAAATGATTTTTGTCGCTACAAACGAAATTCCCCAAAAAATTACGGTTAAAAACATTAATAAAATGCCTAATGATCTGTCGTTCATAAATTCACCAGATAATAGCGGACTAAATAGGATAAATTTTTAAAAAAACAGAAAATTTAATTGAAAGTTAAAAAATTAAAAAGAGGAATTATTCTTGTGTTTCAGCAGCAGGTGCTTCTGCTACTTCTTCAGCAGCAGGTTCTTCTACAGGTGCTTCAACAGCTTTTCCAAATTCTAAAACTTCTGATTTGAAGATTTCTACTCTTTTTAATGGGAACATTTTTTTACAGTCGCCGTAGATTTTTGAACCTAAGCCACCCATTAACATAGCGTGTACGAATTCAGCGAATGCTGTTTCTTTTGCCATGTGTCTGATGATTTGTTCCATGTTAATTCTAATTTCTGTTTTGTGGTGGTCTCTTGCTCTTACAGCTGTTAAAACTAATGCTTTAACTCTTACTTTGAAACCATCTTTTGTTCTTACATCAACGATTGCGTTGATTTTGCTTCTTCTTCTTCTAACTTGTGATTTTAAGTATTCTCTTGTTGTGTCGTGACCTACAAACTGTGATGTAGCGTTGTTTCCACTTACGCCATCAACTTTGAAGTACATTCTTGTCATGTGTTTTGAATGTTCGTTAGTTAAGTCTCTTAAGCTGATTTCTGAAATCCTACCGATTAAAGTTGCAGGATCGTTTGCAGGGGTTTGTCCGATTACGTCTCCACCAAATGATTGTGGTGTGTAAATATCGTACCATACTTTGGATTTCCATGTATCTTTGGCCACTCTTTTTCCTTTAGCGGACCTAGCTTTCATTCTTGCCATTGTTACACCTCATTATAACATATAGTCGGTTAAATCTGTGTAATCTCTAAGTGGTTTTACAGGTTCACCGTATATTCTTTTGATTTTACGAGCTAATTCCC
This Methanococcus maripaludis C5 DNA region includes the following protein-coding sequences:
- a CDS encoding DUF2124 family protein, which translates into the protein MKKIAEDKGISSQLRHFKAAVSEYESKSILYSGSKGVCLPFALLNAYAVRSIEEQYFTPDAKLDEISKLNSGSLGYTYTDLDDKKDIDLDMLVLMGGLAMPHSKVTVSDVNDLIDKINPKKVIGICFSSIFQKEKWDKEIDFDRVIDSQLEPVTVYEKIKI
- a CDS encoding ATP-binding protein is translated as MITPQISLLNSQNSIKLRFKKLLTDLNRLILYRNLLDNKIIGYLTNIIKELAEDEANESIVEKNYYELTHDLIINAEKENLSGNILKSYIMNSILKDENIFAISCEKHNHNLESLYELAFRDISVLKRVMDIDTKHLRTLLDSNDETIENYTPTLYKDEKTVFSEYREELLDIDSVPELLDSIIEYYYKIGSGELVDHVAFKWDDKKGFSGIKYCDLGNMGSIVGYNYQKEILLKNTSAFIEGNPSNNILLVGSRGTGKSSLVKSLVKEYYLDGLRIIELKKSQLKDFDLIIDNLRNRNKKFIVFLDDLSFEDNETEYKELKSILEGSLEKKPENVIIYATSNRRNLIKESWSERESEIHSNDSINEKMSLSDRFGITLSFYSPTQEEYLNMVKKLATENGINPCNQDDVKFYSMNIGKLSEQTGRIMAWETLREDAIKWGISQNGFSGRTAKQFIDYIIGTYKN
- a CDS encoding tetratricopeptide repeat protein; this encodes MIKLLVATMVILSIFLPLPTNESFSSYAEMGEQYYLEKDYENSIECFDKALELDPENTRSLEYLGKYSMKNGDYHKAENYFDRLIEIDPENECALKNLGQIYMAYEEYEKALYYFNKSLEIDNSIGKTWFYKGICLKMLGNYDESIESFDKSTGNYEEIVLIWNELGYIYYQNEEYEKALECFDKALLLNRNLKYSFNGKGLCYEKKEQYLLAIECFDKALLQDSFYYGAWHNKGIEYYKLKNYSSAVLCFDKALELNNSSPHCYFYKADSLKCLGEYEKAVLNYKKATQLDPENPVFWSGMGLSYSYLKDYNRSIEAYEKAVELTPNDDVLWSNIGYLQYNNKNYNESISYFEKALELNSENKYAWNGLGNSYLLIKNYEKAVLCYNRAIEIDPTYTEAKIGKSLISK
- a CDS encoding YwbE family protein, with the translated sequence MDGKNRSEITTGLKVNIVLKKDQKTGKLTTGIVKDILTNSSYHPHGIKVRLEDGQVGRVQEILK
- a CDS encoding DMT family transporter encodes the protein MNDRSLGILLMFLTVIFWGISFVATKIILVYIPPITLGFIRFAIAAMILIVLIRNFPSYSKKDFLNLVLAGFLGITSYFLFENVALEYTTATNAALIAATVPIFYLMVSDLVERRIPSKIQYFGSLIGLFGVSILILNGRLILELNPIGDLLMIGAVLSWVLYTFVIQKLEKHDNLTVTRDITLIGVLLSVPFMLLEFGSKGVLDLGVFLNPPLTFAVLYLAIFCSAIAYLFWNMSIRLAGASTTNNGIYFIPIVAMIADSIILKNIPNIYATIGAVLVLFGVYISEKGDKLKIKL
- a CDS encoding 30S ribosomal protein S3ae, coding for MARMKARSAKGKRVAKDTWKSKVWYDIYTPQSFGGDVIGQTPANDPATLIGRISEISLRDLTNEHSKHMTRMYFKVDGVSGNNATSQFVGHDTTREYLKSQVRRRRSKINAIVDVRTKDGFKVRVKALVLTAVRARDHHKTEIRINMEQIIRHMAKETAFAEFVHAMLMGGLGSKIYGDCKKMFPLKRVEIFKSEVLEFGKAVEAPVEEPAAEEVAEAPAAETQE